The Synchiropus splendidus isolate RoL2022-P1 chromosome 8, RoL_Sspl_1.0, whole genome shotgun sequence genome has a window encoding:
- the yif1b gene encoding protein YIF1B isoform X1 produces MDYSSTQTGFRPRELQTSNMRLRNSSTDGSDGSQLFEDTSSMGPGSQPGYRTPQSGPHTPGVPGSSILSDPMSNLAMAYGSSLASQGKEMMDKNLDRFIPISKLKYYFAVDTLYVGRKLGLLVFPYMHENWEVSYQQDTPVAPRFDVNAPDLYIPAMGFITYVLVSGLALGTQNRFSPELLGVQASSAFVWLIMEVLVVLLSLYLVTVNTDLTTIDLLAFSGYKYVGMIVGVLAGLLFGRLAYYLSLLWCCAAIFVFMIRTLRLKLLSEAAAEGRLVRGARNQLRMYLTMSIAAAQPVFMYWLTYHLVR; encoded by the exons ATGGATTATTCTTCAACACAAACCGGGTTCAGACCGCGTGAGTTAC AGACTTCAAACATGCGTCTCAGGAATAGTTCAACGGATGGGTCGGATGGCAGCCAACTATTTGAGGACACAAGCAGCATGGGCCCTGGGTCACAGCCGGGCTACAG GACCCCACAGAGTGGACCTCACACTCCTGGCGTCCCCGGCTCCTCCATCCTGTCTGACCCCATGTCCAACCTGGCCATGGCCTACGGCAGCTCTCTGGCGTCTCAAGGGAAGGAAATGATGGACAAGAAC CTGGACCGTTTCATCCCAATTTCCAAGCTGAAATACTACTTTGCAGTGGACACTCTGTACGTGGGGCGGAAGCTTGGGCTGCTCGTGTTCCCCTACATGCACGAG AACTGGGAGGTGAGCTACCAGCAGGACACTCCGGTGGCTCCTCGCTTCGACGTGAACGCGCCGGACCTCTATATCCCGGCCATGGGCTTCATCACGTACGTGCTGGTGTCTGGACTGGCGCTGGGAACACAGAACCG GTTCTCTCCAGAGCTGCTGGGAGTCCAAGCCAGCTCCGCCTTCGTGTGGCTGATCATGGAGGTTCTGGTGGTTCTTTTATCCCTGTATCTGGTCACCGTCAACACGGACCTAACCACGATTGACCTGCTGGCCTTCTCCGGATACAAGTATGTGGG GATGATCGTTGGAGTGCTGGCGGGGCTGCTGTTTGGAAGACTGGCCTACTATCTCTCCTTACTGTGGTGCTGCGCCGCCATCTTTGTCTTCATG aTCCGGACGCTGCGTCTGAAGCTGCTGTCGGAGGCGGCAGCGGAGGGGAGGCTGGTGAGAGGAGCCCGGAACCAGCTGAGGATGTACCTGACCATGTCGATCGCAGCAGCGCAGCCGGTCTTCATGTACTGGCTCACCTACCACCTGGTCAGATGA
- the yif1b gene encoding protein YIF1B isoform X2, which produces MDYSSTQTGFRPQTSNMRLRNSSTDGSDGSQLFEDTSSMGPGSQPGYRTPQSGPHTPGVPGSSILSDPMSNLAMAYGSSLASQGKEMMDKNLDRFIPISKLKYYFAVDTLYVGRKLGLLVFPYMHENWEVSYQQDTPVAPRFDVNAPDLYIPAMGFITYVLVSGLALGTQNRFSPELLGVQASSAFVWLIMEVLVVLLSLYLVTVNTDLTTIDLLAFSGYKYVGMIVGVLAGLLFGRLAYYLSLLWCCAAIFVFMIRTLRLKLLSEAAAEGRLVRGARNQLRMYLTMSIAAAQPVFMYWLTYHLVR; this is translated from the exons ATGGATTATTCTTCAACACAAACCGGGTTCAGACCGC AGACTTCAAACATGCGTCTCAGGAATAGTTCAACGGATGGGTCGGATGGCAGCCAACTATTTGAGGACACAAGCAGCATGGGCCCTGGGTCACAGCCGGGCTACAG GACCCCACAGAGTGGACCTCACACTCCTGGCGTCCCCGGCTCCTCCATCCTGTCTGACCCCATGTCCAACCTGGCCATGGCCTACGGCAGCTCTCTGGCGTCTCAAGGGAAGGAAATGATGGACAAGAAC CTGGACCGTTTCATCCCAATTTCCAAGCTGAAATACTACTTTGCAGTGGACACTCTGTACGTGGGGCGGAAGCTTGGGCTGCTCGTGTTCCCCTACATGCACGAG AACTGGGAGGTGAGCTACCAGCAGGACACTCCGGTGGCTCCTCGCTTCGACGTGAACGCGCCGGACCTCTATATCCCGGCCATGGGCTTCATCACGTACGTGCTGGTGTCTGGACTGGCGCTGGGAACACAGAACCG GTTCTCTCCAGAGCTGCTGGGAGTCCAAGCCAGCTCCGCCTTCGTGTGGCTGATCATGGAGGTTCTGGTGGTTCTTTTATCCCTGTATCTGGTCACCGTCAACACGGACCTAACCACGATTGACCTGCTGGCCTTCTCCGGATACAAGTATGTGGG GATGATCGTTGGAGTGCTGGCGGGGCTGCTGTTTGGAAGACTGGCCTACTATCTCTCCTTACTGTGGTGCTGCGCCGCCATCTTTGTCTTCATG aTCCGGACGCTGCGTCTGAAGCTGCTGTCGGAGGCGGCAGCGGAGGGGAGGCTGGTGAGAGGAGCCCGGAACCAGCTGAGGATGTACCTGACCATGTCGATCGCAGCAGCGCAGCCGGTCTTCATGTACTGGCTCACCTACCACCTGGTCAGATGA
- the LOC128764044 gene encoding probable E3 ubiquitin-protein ligase HERC3 isoform X1: MTEVRLSVAGGGAGAEVNRQMQLAPLDSMSAQVYCWGDNSSGQLGPAGRPRLTPWSWTLQGPVSHISCGERHTLLLTADGSVLARGHNSHGQLGCGFDDAQAGTSRNARSDAYRMEFPAAIVTTACGQNHSLAVLSSGGEVYCWGAKDQGQLGILPHKWLFSDKPSIVSFLAQSLVVQVSCGDSHCLALTQGGDVFSWGSNSHGQLGQGKTVTLEHQPRPVRALCGTPATQVSAGAAHTLVLTLGGLVYCCGANLHGQLGLNRVDARGRFNMCPVPALEPLAVSALSCGESHSAALTQDGRVFTFGNGSDGQLGNNSASDEVRPRLVEGLDGPASQVACGRRHTLVLGRSGQVWAFGNGDKGQMGNGRAEGSRSPSRVPLPWAVDGAVAVPKDLKIAAGWNSNFVFSSVDQHPELCRITGRLDQKKLQRWLAMSDRDDQAECEINRMFLSSSSLVASFTKESPAPPEEGAITVDFEAAAQTFEQMLAVPWINSLVNAFPVLHDLKTSAATLRSPEVIILLLLFPPLADKANVMKMTASVAVTISELSQKTSDKLKSHWRSLSQPLFMKQLSVLKNALVCLVQLGFQKAPRVRCVLEALQLLYQANKTGKSYKVPLSMFHVEELALDLYEDVIQWLLPPEAGDDSSAATVFCQYPFVFSLHRKGVVFNICTDVYKRDLLLLDRPVEPAAPPDSQLSLRLLCQLCVRLVYPLTLRQYFQLTLRRRHLVEDTFRQLRHADHHAFKRELGVVFVEDRNPSYLNVKDFFYEIFKERKESGMYKYNEDETVAWFPPKPKVAEKDYFLFGVLCGLAVYNQHIVDLPFPLALFKKLRGVKPTLDDLMEYDPVIGRSLHCILEEYGDAKLEETAATFTIHWAGETVALDPSEPDKAVTPSNKKDFVAAYVDHVFNKSVERVFEEFKTGFYKVCDYKVVALFQPEELQKLVVGTEDYDWATFRQNTLYLGEYHQQHPNILTFWRVFDSLTEELKRTFLWFVTGSERVHYLGMKTVQMKVDVLPDSVDIHRPQSLICHYLLRLPIYPGSEAQEQMHEWLIEALSTKNEKLPQE, encoded by the exons ATGACTGAGGTGAGGCTCTCAGTGGCTGGCGGCGGAGCTGGAGCTGAAGTGAACCGTCAGATGCAGCTCGCTCCGCTTGACAGCATGAGCGCGCAGGTCTACTGTTGGGGGGACAATTCCAGCGGGCAGCTGGGACCCGCCGGCCGGCCGAGACTCACACCCTGGTCCTGGACGCTCCAGGGGCCGGTGAGCCACATCAGCTGCGGGGAGCGGCACACGCTGCTCCTGACCGCGGACGGAAGTGTGCTGGCCCGCGGACACAACTCTCACGGACAACTCGGCTGCGGCTTTGACGACGCGCAGGCTGGTACGTCTCGAAACG CCAGATCAGATGCGTATAGGATGGAATTCCCAGCGGCCATCGTGACCACAGCCTGTGGCCAGAACCACTCCCTGGCAGTGTTGTCCTCAGGCGGCGAGGTGTACTGCTGGGGGGCCAAAGACCAGGGCCAGCTCGGAATCCTGCCGCACAAATGGCTGTTCAGTGACAAACCCAG CATCGTCTCTTTTTTGGCCCAATCACTGGTGGTCCAGGTGTCGTGTGGGGACTCCCACTGCCTCGCACTCACTCAAG GAGGCGACGTCTTTTCGTGGGGCTCCAACAGCCACGGTCAGCTGGGTCAGGGGAAGACGGTGACGCTGGAGCACCAGCCGCGGCCGGTGCGCGCTCTGTGCGGCACCCCCGCCACCCAGGTGTCGGCCGGAGCCGCTCACACGCTGGTGCTGACGCTCGGCGGCCTGGTCTACTGCTGCGGCGCCAACCTCCACGGCCAGCTGGGCCTCAACAGAGTCGATGCCAGAG GCAGGTTCAACATGTGCCCGGTGCCGGCTCTCGAACCTCTTGCCGTCTCCGCCCTCAGCTGCGGGGAGTCCCACTCCGCGGCGCTGACCCAG GATGGAAGGGTGTTCACCTTTGGGAACGGATCTGACGGACAGCTGGGGAACAACTCCGCCTCTGACGAAGTCAGGCCTCGTCTGGTCGAGGGTCTGGACGGCCCCGCGTCTCAAGTCGCCTGCGGAAG GCGCCACACTTTGGTTTTGGGGCGCTCGGGCCAAGTGTGGGCGTTTGGCAATGGGGACAAAGGTCAAATGGGAAATGGCCGAGCAGAGGGGAGTCGCTCTCCCAGTCGAGTTCCACTCCCGTGGGCTGTTGACGGGGCGGTTGCCGTGCCCAAAG ACTTGAAGATTGCTGCCGGCTGGAATTCCAACTTCGTCTTCTCGTCCGTGGATCAG CACCCTGAGCTCTGTCGGATCACTGGCCGTCTTGACCAGAAGAAACTGCAGCGGTGGCTGGCGATGAGTGACAGAGACGACCAAGCCGAGTG CGAAATCAACAGGATGTTTCTCTCCAGCTCGAGCCTTGTTGCAAGTTTCACTAAAGAAag CCCTGCTCCGCCAGAAGAGGGCGCCATAACTGTTGACTTTGAGGCTGCGGCGCAAACCTTCGAGCAGATGCTGGCTGTGCCTTGGATCAACAGCCTG GTGAACGCGTTCCCCGTCCTGCACGATCTCAAAACGTCTGCGGCCACACTCCGGTCCCCTGAGGTCATCATTCTCCTGCTCTTATTTCCTCCCCTGGCGGACAAGGCCAACGTGATGAAGATGACCGCGTCTGTGGCAGTGACCATctctgagctgagccagaagactaGCGACAAGCTGA AGAGCCACTGGAGGTCGCTGTCTCAGCCCCTGTTCATGAAACAGCTGTCGGTGTTGAAGAACGCTCTCGTCTGCCTGGTGCAGTTGGGTTTCCAGAAGGCGCCGAGGGTCAGATGTGTGCTGGAGGCGCTGCAGCTTCTGTACCAA GCAAATAAGACTGGGAAATCGTACAAGGTTCCCCTGAGCATGTTTCATGTGGAGGAGCTGGCTCTGGACCTGTATGAAGACGTTATCCAGTGGTTACTGCCCCCGGAGGCCGGG GACGACAGCAGCGCCGCCACCGTCTTCTGCCAGTACCCATTTGTTTTCAGCCTCCATCGTAAAGGGGTCGTGTTCAACATCTGCACAGACGTCTATAAG AGGGaccttctcctgctggacagaCCTGTGGAACCTGCTGCACCCCCGGACTCCCAGCTGTCTCTGCGCCTTCTCTGCCAGCTGTGTGTGCGCCTGGTGTACCCGCTGACTCTGCGACAGTACTTCCAGCTGACTCTGCGACGGCGCCACCTTGTGGAGGACACCTTCAGGCAGCTGCGGCACGCGGACCACCACGCATTCAAACGTGAACTCGGG GTGGTGTTTGTGGAGGACAGGAACCCGTCATATCTAAACGTCAAGGACTTCTTCTACGAGATCTTCAAGGAGAGGAAGGAGTCAGGCATGTACAAGTACAACGAGGATGAAACTGTGGCGTGGTTCCCTCCGAAG CCAAAAGTGGCAGAGAAggactacttcctgtttggggTCCTGTGTGGCCTGGCGGTCTACAACCAGCACATCGTAGATCTGCCCTTCCCGCTGGCTCTCTTCAAGAAGCTGCGTGGTGTCAAACCGACGCTGGACGACCTGATGGAGTACGATCCCGTCATCGGGAG ATCGCTGCATTGCATCTTGGAAGAATATGGCGACGCAAAGCTGGAAGAGACGGCGGCGACGTTCACG ATCCACTGGGCTGGAGAGACCGTGGCTCTTGATCCCAGCGAGCCGGACAAAGCCGTCACGCCATCAAACAA GAAAGACTTTGTCGCCGCCTATGTCGACCACGTCTTCAACAAGTCTGTGGAACGGGTGTTCGAGGAGTTCAAGACCGGCTTCTACAAGGTGTGTGACTACAAGGTGGTGGCGCTGTTCCAGCCGGAAGAGCTGCAGAAGCTTGTGGTGGGAACAGAGGACTACGACTGGGCCACCTTCAGGCAG AACACGCTGTACCTCGGAGAGTACCACCAGCAGCACCCCAACATCCTCACCTTCTGGAGGGTCTTCGACAGTCTGACCGAAGAACTCAAGAGGACATTCCTAT GGTTCGTGACCGGGTCGGAGCGGGTCCACTACCTGGgaatgaagactgtccagatgAAAGTTGATGTTTTGCCAGACTCGGTCGACATCCATCGCCCACAGTCGCTCATCTGCCATTATCTTCTTCGGCTGCCCATCTACCCAGGGAGCGAGGCTCAGGAACAAATGCACGAGTGGCTCATTGAGGCTTTGTCGACCAAGAATGAGAAGCTGCCACAAGAGTGA
- the LOC128764044 gene encoding probable E3 ubiquitin-protein ligase HERC3 isoform X2, whose amino-acid sequence MTEVRLSVAGGGAGAEVNRQMQLAPLDSMSAQVYCWGDNSSGQLGPAGRPRLTPWSWTLQGPVSHISCGERHTLLLTADGSVLARGHNSHGQLGCGFDDAQAARSDAYRMEFPAAIVTTACGQNHSLAVLSSGGEVYCWGAKDQGQLGILPHKWLFSDKPSIVSFLAQSLVVQVSCGDSHCLALTQGGDVFSWGSNSHGQLGQGKTVTLEHQPRPVRALCGTPATQVSAGAAHTLVLTLGGLVYCCGANLHGQLGLNRVDARGRFNMCPVPALEPLAVSALSCGESHSAALTQDGRVFTFGNGSDGQLGNNSASDEVRPRLVEGLDGPASQVACGRRHTLVLGRSGQVWAFGNGDKGQMGNGRAEGSRSPSRVPLPWAVDGAVAVPKDLKIAAGWNSNFVFSSVDQHPELCRITGRLDQKKLQRWLAMSDRDDQAECEINRMFLSSSSLVASFTKESPAPPEEGAITVDFEAAAQTFEQMLAVPWINSLVNAFPVLHDLKTSAATLRSPEVIILLLLFPPLADKANVMKMTASVAVTISELSQKTSDKLKSHWRSLSQPLFMKQLSVLKNALVCLVQLGFQKAPRVRCVLEALQLLYQANKTGKSYKVPLSMFHVEELALDLYEDVIQWLLPPEAGDDSSAATVFCQYPFVFSLHRKGVVFNICTDVYKRDLLLLDRPVEPAAPPDSQLSLRLLCQLCVRLVYPLTLRQYFQLTLRRRHLVEDTFRQLRHADHHAFKRELGVVFVEDRNPSYLNVKDFFYEIFKERKESGMYKYNEDETVAWFPPKPKVAEKDYFLFGVLCGLAVYNQHIVDLPFPLALFKKLRGVKPTLDDLMEYDPVIGRSLHCILEEYGDAKLEETAATFTIHWAGETVALDPSEPDKAVTPSNKKDFVAAYVDHVFNKSVERVFEEFKTGFYKVCDYKVVALFQPEELQKLVVGTEDYDWATFRQNTLYLGEYHQQHPNILTFWRVFDSLTEELKRTFLWFVTGSERVHYLGMKTVQMKVDVLPDSVDIHRPQSLICHYLLRLPIYPGSEAQEQMHEWLIEALSTKNEKLPQE is encoded by the exons ATGACTGAGGTGAGGCTCTCAGTGGCTGGCGGCGGAGCTGGAGCTGAAGTGAACCGTCAGATGCAGCTCGCTCCGCTTGACAGCATGAGCGCGCAGGTCTACTGTTGGGGGGACAATTCCAGCGGGCAGCTGGGACCCGCCGGCCGGCCGAGACTCACACCCTGGTCCTGGACGCTCCAGGGGCCGGTGAGCCACATCAGCTGCGGGGAGCGGCACACGCTGCTCCTGACCGCGGACGGAAGTGTGCTGGCCCGCGGACACAACTCTCACGGACAACTCGGCTGCGGCTTTGACGACGCGCAGGCTG CCAGATCAGATGCGTATAGGATGGAATTCCCAGCGGCCATCGTGACCACAGCCTGTGGCCAGAACCACTCCCTGGCAGTGTTGTCCTCAGGCGGCGAGGTGTACTGCTGGGGGGCCAAAGACCAGGGCCAGCTCGGAATCCTGCCGCACAAATGGCTGTTCAGTGACAAACCCAG CATCGTCTCTTTTTTGGCCCAATCACTGGTGGTCCAGGTGTCGTGTGGGGACTCCCACTGCCTCGCACTCACTCAAG GAGGCGACGTCTTTTCGTGGGGCTCCAACAGCCACGGTCAGCTGGGTCAGGGGAAGACGGTGACGCTGGAGCACCAGCCGCGGCCGGTGCGCGCTCTGTGCGGCACCCCCGCCACCCAGGTGTCGGCCGGAGCCGCTCACACGCTGGTGCTGACGCTCGGCGGCCTGGTCTACTGCTGCGGCGCCAACCTCCACGGCCAGCTGGGCCTCAACAGAGTCGATGCCAGAG GCAGGTTCAACATGTGCCCGGTGCCGGCTCTCGAACCTCTTGCCGTCTCCGCCCTCAGCTGCGGGGAGTCCCACTCCGCGGCGCTGACCCAG GATGGAAGGGTGTTCACCTTTGGGAACGGATCTGACGGACAGCTGGGGAACAACTCCGCCTCTGACGAAGTCAGGCCTCGTCTGGTCGAGGGTCTGGACGGCCCCGCGTCTCAAGTCGCCTGCGGAAG GCGCCACACTTTGGTTTTGGGGCGCTCGGGCCAAGTGTGGGCGTTTGGCAATGGGGACAAAGGTCAAATGGGAAATGGCCGAGCAGAGGGGAGTCGCTCTCCCAGTCGAGTTCCACTCCCGTGGGCTGTTGACGGGGCGGTTGCCGTGCCCAAAG ACTTGAAGATTGCTGCCGGCTGGAATTCCAACTTCGTCTTCTCGTCCGTGGATCAG CACCCTGAGCTCTGTCGGATCACTGGCCGTCTTGACCAGAAGAAACTGCAGCGGTGGCTGGCGATGAGTGACAGAGACGACCAAGCCGAGTG CGAAATCAACAGGATGTTTCTCTCCAGCTCGAGCCTTGTTGCAAGTTTCACTAAAGAAag CCCTGCTCCGCCAGAAGAGGGCGCCATAACTGTTGACTTTGAGGCTGCGGCGCAAACCTTCGAGCAGATGCTGGCTGTGCCTTGGATCAACAGCCTG GTGAACGCGTTCCCCGTCCTGCACGATCTCAAAACGTCTGCGGCCACACTCCGGTCCCCTGAGGTCATCATTCTCCTGCTCTTATTTCCTCCCCTGGCGGACAAGGCCAACGTGATGAAGATGACCGCGTCTGTGGCAGTGACCATctctgagctgagccagaagactaGCGACAAGCTGA AGAGCCACTGGAGGTCGCTGTCTCAGCCCCTGTTCATGAAACAGCTGTCGGTGTTGAAGAACGCTCTCGTCTGCCTGGTGCAGTTGGGTTTCCAGAAGGCGCCGAGGGTCAGATGTGTGCTGGAGGCGCTGCAGCTTCTGTACCAA GCAAATAAGACTGGGAAATCGTACAAGGTTCCCCTGAGCATGTTTCATGTGGAGGAGCTGGCTCTGGACCTGTATGAAGACGTTATCCAGTGGTTACTGCCCCCGGAGGCCGGG GACGACAGCAGCGCCGCCACCGTCTTCTGCCAGTACCCATTTGTTTTCAGCCTCCATCGTAAAGGGGTCGTGTTCAACATCTGCACAGACGTCTATAAG AGGGaccttctcctgctggacagaCCTGTGGAACCTGCTGCACCCCCGGACTCCCAGCTGTCTCTGCGCCTTCTCTGCCAGCTGTGTGTGCGCCTGGTGTACCCGCTGACTCTGCGACAGTACTTCCAGCTGACTCTGCGACGGCGCCACCTTGTGGAGGACACCTTCAGGCAGCTGCGGCACGCGGACCACCACGCATTCAAACGTGAACTCGGG GTGGTGTTTGTGGAGGACAGGAACCCGTCATATCTAAACGTCAAGGACTTCTTCTACGAGATCTTCAAGGAGAGGAAGGAGTCAGGCATGTACAAGTACAACGAGGATGAAACTGTGGCGTGGTTCCCTCCGAAG CCAAAAGTGGCAGAGAAggactacttcctgtttggggTCCTGTGTGGCCTGGCGGTCTACAACCAGCACATCGTAGATCTGCCCTTCCCGCTGGCTCTCTTCAAGAAGCTGCGTGGTGTCAAACCGACGCTGGACGACCTGATGGAGTACGATCCCGTCATCGGGAG ATCGCTGCATTGCATCTTGGAAGAATATGGCGACGCAAAGCTGGAAGAGACGGCGGCGACGTTCACG ATCCACTGGGCTGGAGAGACCGTGGCTCTTGATCCCAGCGAGCCGGACAAAGCCGTCACGCCATCAAACAA GAAAGACTTTGTCGCCGCCTATGTCGACCACGTCTTCAACAAGTCTGTGGAACGGGTGTTCGAGGAGTTCAAGACCGGCTTCTACAAGGTGTGTGACTACAAGGTGGTGGCGCTGTTCCAGCCGGAAGAGCTGCAGAAGCTTGTGGTGGGAACAGAGGACTACGACTGGGCCACCTTCAGGCAG AACACGCTGTACCTCGGAGAGTACCACCAGCAGCACCCCAACATCCTCACCTTCTGGAGGGTCTTCGACAGTCTGACCGAAGAACTCAAGAGGACATTCCTAT GGTTCGTGACCGGGTCGGAGCGGGTCCACTACCTGGgaatgaagactgtccagatgAAAGTTGATGTTTTGCCAGACTCGGTCGACATCCATCGCCCACAGTCGCTCATCTGCCATTATCTTCTTCGGCTGCCCATCTACCCAGGGAGCGAGGCTCAGGAACAAATGCACGAGTGGCTCATTGAGGCTTTGTCGACCAAGAATGAGAAGCTGCCACAAGAGTGA
- the LOC128764044 gene encoding E3 ISG15--protein ligase HERC5-like isoform X3, translating into MTEQFTRRATIGGPRTTSLTEYKYGGDVFSWGSNSHGQLGQGKTVTLEHQPRPVRALCGTPATQVSAGAAHTLVLTLGGLVYCCGANLHGQLGLNRVDARGRFNMCPVPALEPLAVSALSCGESHSAALTQDGRVFTFGNGSDGQLGNNSASDEVRPRLVEGLDGPASQVACGRRHTLVLGRSGQVWAFGNGDKGQMGNGRAEGSRSPSRVPLPWAVDGAVAVPKDLKIAAGWNSNFVFSSVDQHPELCRITGRLDQKKLQRWLAMSDRDDQAECEINRMFLSSSSLVASFTKESPAPPEEGAITVDFEAAAQTFEQMLAVPWINSLVNAFPVLHDLKTSAATLRSPEVIILLLLFPPLADKANVMKMTASVAVTISELSQKTSDKLKSHWRSLSQPLFMKQLSVLKNALVCLVQLGFQKAPRVRCVLEALQLLYQANKTGKSYKVPLSMFHVEELALDLYEDVIQWLLPPEAGDDSSAATVFCQYPFVFSLHRKGVVFNICTDVYKRDLLLLDRPVEPAAPPDSQLSLRLLCQLCVRLVYPLTLRQYFQLTLRRRHLVEDTFRQLRHADHHAFKRELGVVFVEDRNPSYLNVKDFFYEIFKERKESGMYKYNEDETVAWFPPKPKVAEKDYFLFGVLCGLAVYNQHIVDLPFPLALFKKLRGVKPTLDDLMEYDPVIGRSLHCILEEYGDAKLEETAATFTIHWAGETVALDPSEPDKAVTPSNKKDFVAAYVDHVFNKSVERVFEEFKTGFYKVCDYKVVALFQPEELQKLVVGTEDYDWATFRQNTLYLGEYHQQHPNILTFWRVFDSLTEELKRTFLWFVTGSERVHYLGMKTVQMKVDVLPDSVDIHRPQSLICHYLLRLPIYPGSEAQEQMHEWLIEALSTKNEKLPQE; encoded by the exons ATGACCGAACAGTTCACACGCCGCGCCACCATCGGGGGCCCCCGGACCACTTCATTGACAGAGTACAAATACG GAGGCGACGTCTTTTCGTGGGGCTCCAACAGCCACGGTCAGCTGGGTCAGGGGAAGACGGTGACGCTGGAGCACCAGCCGCGGCCGGTGCGCGCTCTGTGCGGCACCCCCGCCACCCAGGTGTCGGCCGGAGCCGCTCACACGCTGGTGCTGACGCTCGGCGGCCTGGTCTACTGCTGCGGCGCCAACCTCCACGGCCAGCTGGGCCTCAACAGAGTCGATGCCAGAG GCAGGTTCAACATGTGCCCGGTGCCGGCTCTCGAACCTCTTGCCGTCTCCGCCCTCAGCTGCGGGGAGTCCCACTCCGCGGCGCTGACCCAG GATGGAAGGGTGTTCACCTTTGGGAACGGATCTGACGGACAGCTGGGGAACAACTCCGCCTCTGACGAAGTCAGGCCTCGTCTGGTCGAGGGTCTGGACGGCCCCGCGTCTCAAGTCGCCTGCGGAAG GCGCCACACTTTGGTTTTGGGGCGCTCGGGCCAAGTGTGGGCGTTTGGCAATGGGGACAAAGGTCAAATGGGAAATGGCCGAGCAGAGGGGAGTCGCTCTCCCAGTCGAGTTCCACTCCCGTGGGCTGTTGACGGGGCGGTTGCCGTGCCCAAAG ACTTGAAGATTGCTGCCGGCTGGAATTCCAACTTCGTCTTCTCGTCCGTGGATCAG CACCCTGAGCTCTGTCGGATCACTGGCCGTCTTGACCAGAAGAAACTGCAGCGGTGGCTGGCGATGAGTGACAGAGACGACCAAGCCGAGTG CGAAATCAACAGGATGTTTCTCTCCAGCTCGAGCCTTGTTGCAAGTTTCACTAAAGAAag CCCTGCTCCGCCAGAAGAGGGCGCCATAACTGTTGACTTTGAGGCTGCGGCGCAAACCTTCGAGCAGATGCTGGCTGTGCCTTGGATCAACAGCCTG GTGAACGCGTTCCCCGTCCTGCACGATCTCAAAACGTCTGCGGCCACACTCCGGTCCCCTGAGGTCATCATTCTCCTGCTCTTATTTCCTCCCCTGGCGGACAAGGCCAACGTGATGAAGATGACCGCGTCTGTGGCAGTGACCATctctgagctgagccagaagactaGCGACAAGCTGA AGAGCCACTGGAGGTCGCTGTCTCAGCCCCTGTTCATGAAACAGCTGTCGGTGTTGAAGAACGCTCTCGTCTGCCTGGTGCAGTTGGGTTTCCAGAAGGCGCCGAGGGTCAGATGTGTGCTGGAGGCGCTGCAGCTTCTGTACCAA GCAAATAAGACTGGGAAATCGTACAAGGTTCCCCTGAGCATGTTTCATGTGGAGGAGCTGGCTCTGGACCTGTATGAAGACGTTATCCAGTGGTTACTGCCCCCGGAGGCCGGG GACGACAGCAGCGCCGCCACCGTCTTCTGCCAGTACCCATTTGTTTTCAGCCTCCATCGTAAAGGGGTCGTGTTCAACATCTGCACAGACGTCTATAAG AGGGaccttctcctgctggacagaCCTGTGGAACCTGCTGCACCCCCGGACTCCCAGCTGTCTCTGCGCCTTCTCTGCCAGCTGTGTGTGCGCCTGGTGTACCCGCTGACTCTGCGACAGTACTTCCAGCTGACTCTGCGACGGCGCCACCTTGTGGAGGACACCTTCAGGCAGCTGCGGCACGCGGACCACCACGCATTCAAACGTGAACTCGGG GTGGTGTTTGTGGAGGACAGGAACCCGTCATATCTAAACGTCAAGGACTTCTTCTACGAGATCTTCAAGGAGAGGAAGGAGTCAGGCATGTACAAGTACAACGAGGATGAAACTGTGGCGTGGTTCCCTCCGAAG CCAAAAGTGGCAGAGAAggactacttcctgtttggggTCCTGTGTGGCCTGGCGGTCTACAACCAGCACATCGTAGATCTGCCCTTCCCGCTGGCTCTCTTCAAGAAGCTGCGTGGTGTCAAACCGACGCTGGACGACCTGATGGAGTACGATCCCGTCATCGGGAG ATCGCTGCATTGCATCTTGGAAGAATATGGCGACGCAAAGCTGGAAGAGACGGCGGCGACGTTCACG ATCCACTGGGCTGGAGAGACCGTGGCTCTTGATCCCAGCGAGCCGGACAAAGCCGTCACGCCATCAAACAA GAAAGACTTTGTCGCCGCCTATGTCGACCACGTCTTCAACAAGTCTGTGGAACGGGTGTTCGAGGAGTTCAAGACCGGCTTCTACAAGGTGTGTGACTACAAGGTGGTGGCGCTGTTCCAGCCGGAAGAGCTGCAGAAGCTTGTGGTGGGAACAGAGGACTACGACTGGGCCACCTTCAGGCAG AACACGCTGTACCTCGGAGAGTACCACCAGCAGCACCCCAACATCCTCACCTTCTGGAGGGTCTTCGACAGTCTGACCGAAGAACTCAAGAGGACATTCCTAT GGTTCGTGACCGGGTCGGAGCGGGTCCACTACCTGGgaatgaagactgtccagatgAAAGTTGATGTTTTGCCAGACTCGGTCGACATCCATCGCCCACAGTCGCTCATCTGCCATTATCTTCTTCGGCTGCCCATCTACCCAGGGAGCGAGGCTCAGGAACAAATGCACGAGTGGCTCATTGAGGCTTTGTCGACCAAGAATGAGAAGCTGCCACAAGAGTGA